The nucleotide sequence CCACATCAACTTGGTCAACCGGATCGACTAAGTCACTTAAGTTTTGTGGTGCATTCTTTCGTTCAGACATGAATCATCCTCCTTTGTGAAAACTATATGTCGATCTCAGCTCAAGACGGAAACACTATAACCAACCTAAAGCCCGGTTCTTGGGGATGGACGGAACCGGAAGGGGATAAGTCTGCGCCCCCGCACAAAGTGGACTGTTGTATTGCGGCCACAGATTTCGCGCAGGCTAATCTCCTCCCCGCCAATCTGCAAGGTATGGTCGGAGACCGTCCCCACAATATACGAAAGCGGATTCAAACGCCGGTTAAAACCGGAAACAATCATCGCGCCGTCCATGCCGTATTCAAGACTTTGTCCCTCCGCCAGCTCGGACTGGACCCCGGCCCCGAAGGCATAATAAATAGTACGGATCACATAGATGCCGTCCTTGCGGATCTGATAAACATCGGTCACCGGACTTTGGTTCACCGAATGGATAAAGGTAACCGCAAATTCGTCCCCTTCCGCAACAGGAAAAACCCTGATCACGCGACCGGTCTCTCCGTTTCTCAGGATCAGACAGGGTACGGAAAAAACATAGAATAAAAAAACAAGGGCCGTGATGGTGAGGATTGTGACCACGATCGCGGCCCCCGTTAACCGGTTTTTCCAGGACATTATTACAGAGCGCCAATCTCCTTATAATACTTCTCCGCACCCGGATGCAGCGGAATGGAGATGCTGGAGATGGAGTACGCCGGATCGAGCTCGGCACCCTTCGGGTGACCGGCGGTGATCTCGTCGGCATTTTCAAAGAGGGCCTTAGTCATTTTGTAAACCAAATCCTCCGACAGACTGTTGGCCACAATGAAGCTGGCCACGACCGCCACGGTCTGTGTATCTTTTGCGACACCCTTGTACGTCCCCGCGGGGATGTTATATTTAGTGTAGAAAGGATACTTGTCAATCAGTTTAGCGGCATGCTCATCATCAATCTCCAGTAATTTGATGGCGTTTGTGGTCGACAATTCAACAATGGCCGTCGTCGGGGCGCCCGCCACGCAGAAAAAGGCATCAATCTTATCATCCTTGAAGGCCGCCGCGCTATCGCCGAAGCTGAGGTTGTTGACGATAATGTCATTGAAGGTGATCCCGTAGGCCTCAAGAATTTGGCGGGCGTTAAACTCGACCCCGGAACCGACGTCGCCGACGGAGACCCGCTTGCCCTTGAGGTCTGCGATGGAATTGATCCCCTCTTTCGCAACGATTTGACAGACCTCAGCATAAACCCCGGCCATCGCCGAGAAGCCGCTTACCTTTTCGCCGGCGAAAAGATCGATCCCGTTATAAGCGTAATACATCACGTCATTTTGGACAATGGCAATATCAGCTTCCTTATCGGCGACCAGGTAAATGTTGGCTTTGGAAGCGCCCGTCGACTGCACGTCAAAGCTTAGGTTGGCAATTTTTTGGCTCAGTACTTGCGAAACCGTTCCGCCGTAGGCATAATAGGTACCGGTTGTACCACCCGTCGCCATCTTGAGCGTGGTCTTTTTACCGCACCCCGCCAGCAGCAGCGAAACGACCACTAACATTAAGACGAGATAAGACAGTCGCTTTTTCATTAATGAACCTCCTTATCAGTATTGGGCGTAACTTGATTTCAACTTAATTTATAATAACCGAGCCCATTTTTATATAATTATACAAAAATGAGCACAGTAAAAGCAGGAATTAATTCCTGCAGTACCGCTCCACAAGTTTAACCATTGTATAATAAACATTAACATTTGACAACCGGCGCGTAATTTAAAATTCGACAAATCCCCGTTATCTCCTCCCCCTGGATATTCAGTATACTGTATACTTATTGATTCCCCTGCTTGTCCCCAATTTAAGGCGTTCGGCTCTTCAACCGGTTGACACTTTCCACCATAATCGCCATCAAAACAACGAAGAACATTAAATACAAGGGATAAAGTCCGATCCCCACTTTGGCGCTGATAAAACCAAAAAAGAGCGGCATCAAGGTTGTCCCCAAATAAGCCGACGCCATCTGCATCCCCATAATCGCCTGGGATTTATCCGCACCGAAATTCTCGGGTGTTTGGTGTAACAAACTTGGGAAGATGGGGGCACAGCCGAGCCCGATCAGCAGTAAACCCAGCATGGGCCATTGGTTACCAAGGGGCAGCATGATAGAGACAATTCCTAATCCGGCTAAAACCTGTCCGCCGCGGACCATATTTTTCGTGCCAACTTTGCCGGTGATAAAACCGGCCAGAAAGCGGCCGATGGTTATCCCCAGATAGAAAAGGGCCGCCCACTTGGCCGCCGTTTGGGCCGTAATCCCCCGCGCCAAAACCAGATAACTACTTGCCCATAAACCGGTTGTTGCCTCCAATGAACAATAACAGAAAAAGCCCACTAAAATTGGTTTTGCCCCCGGCAGAC is from Capillibacterium thermochitinicola and encodes:
- a CDS encoding DUF1850 domain-containing protein, which translates into the protein MSWKNRLTGAAIVVTILTITALVFLFYVFSVPCLILRNGETGRVIRVFPVAEGDEFAVTFIHSVNQSPVTDVYQIRKDGIYVIRTIYYAFGAGVQSELAEGQSLEYGMDGAMIVSGFNRRLNPLSYIVGTVSDHTLQIGGEEISLREICGRNTTVHFVRGRRLIPFRFRPSPRTGL
- a CDS encoding TAXI family TRAP transporter solute-binding subunit, whose amino-acid sequence is MKKRLSYLVLMLVVVSLLLAGCGKKTTLKMATGGTTGTYYAYGGTVSQVLSQKIANLSFDVQSTGASKANIYLVADKEADIAIVQNDVMYYAYNGIDLFAGEKVSGFSAMAGVYAEVCQIVAKEGINSIADLKGKRVSVGDVGSGVEFNARQILEAYGITFNDIIVNNLSFGDSAAAFKDDKIDAFFCVAGAPTTAIVELSTTNAIKLLEIDDEHAAKLIDKYPFYTKYNIPAGTYKGVAKDTQTVAVVASFIVANSLSEDLVYKMTKALFENADEITAGHPKGAELDPAYSISSISIPLHPGAEKYYKEIGAL